The Watersipora subatra chromosome 1, tzWatSuba1.1, whole genome shotgun sequence genome has a window encoding:
- the LOC137403733 gene encoding heme transporter hrg1-A-like: protein MPRFLGNFTCKIVFAVIGMVVGLSAAGCFGPVLQNPDAAGFGLLSGIVAGITLAVHVMHRRRRWSLDSDGSLIALQYTGVVIQMLSAAAFIVYMVLGCLTAKDGFHVYGRNYFLTCVWCFMSWKWGFLLFLYCRRYRKELTMEEDYAPIQE from the exons ATGCCTCGGTTTCTCGGAAACTTCACTTGTAAGATTGTGTTTGCCGTCATTGGAATGGTAGTGGGTCTTAGTGCTGCAGGATGCTTTGGACCAGTTTTACAGAATCCTGATGCTGCTGGCTTTGGACTCCTTTCGG GTATAGTAGCTGGCATAACTCTTGCTGTCCATGTAATGCACAGAAGAAGGAGATGGAGCTTAGATAGCGATGGATCTCTAATAGCACTACAATATACCGGGGTTGTCATACAGATGCTGAGTGCTGCTGCCTTCATTGTTTATATGGTACTTGGATGTCTCACGGCCAAAG ATGGATTTCATGTGTATGGACGAAACTACTTCTTGACTTGTGTCTGGTGTTTCATGTCATGGAAATGGGGATTTTTATTATTCCTATATTGCCGGCGTTACCGAAAAGAGCTGACAATGGAAGAAGATTATGCTCCGATTCAAGAATAA